A window of the Macadamia integrifolia cultivar HAES 741 unplaced genomic scaffold, SCU_Mint_v3 scaffold_218A, whole genome shotgun sequence genome harbors these coding sequences:
- the LOC122071404 gene encoding CRIB domain-containing protein RIC9-like — translation MATKLKGFYKGFKCFSQFFVMKEREIEIGYPTDVKHVAHIGWDSHSANAPGWMNEFKTSSDFSAMSLGSIGGETDPSFVPISSWTSLDFDQSMFNDAAQPKDLPKAPKKHKRKKTKSTMSSPNSASSPLSSSSKAPKPKSSFAATVAATVAEMETTPTQQGLI, via the exons ATGGCGACCAAGCTGAAAGGGTTCTATAAAGGGTTCAAATGCTTCTCGCAGTTCTTCG TTATGAAGGAACGTGAGATCGAGATTGGGTACCCAACAGATGTTAAGCATGTAGCCCATATCGGATGGGACAGCCATTCTGCAAATGCACCTGGTTGG ATGAACGAATTTAAGACCTCTTCAGATTTTTCTGCTATGTCGCTTGGTAGCATTGGAGGAGAAACAGATCCCAGCTTCGTTCCTATTTCCTCCTGGACTTCTCTAG ATTTTGATCAATCGATGTTCAACGACGCAGCGCAGCCGAAAGACCTTCCGAAGGCACCAAAGAAACACaaaaggaagaagacgaagTCGACGATGTCGTCTCCTAATTCGGCTTCCTCGCCCTTATCGAGTTCTTCTAAAGCACCGAAACCCAAGTCTTCCTTCGCTGCCACCGTCGCTGCTACGGTAGCTGAAATGGAGACTACCCCCACTCAGCAAGGCTTAATATAA